CCCAGGGGCAGAGTCTCCGCCGGCTCGGTCTCAAGCACGAGCAGCACTTCACGCAGCCGCCGCCCCGGTACAGCGAGGCGATGCTCGTGAAAGCGCTCGAGGAGAACGGCATCGGCCGTCCTTCGACCTACGCCAGCATCCTCGGGACGATTCAGGCGCGCGAATACGTCGAGAAGGACAAGGGACGTTTCATCCCCTCGGAGATGGGGCGCCTCGTGACCGAGCTTCTCGTCCAGTCATTCGGGGACATCGTCGACATCGGCTACACCGCTCGCCTCGAGGAGGAGCTCGACGAGATCGAGGACGGGAAGCTCGACTGGGTCGAGGCGCTGAAGGAGTTCAACACCAAGTTCACGAAGGACCTCAAGCGCGCGACCACCGAGATGCGGAACGTGAAGACCGAGGAGATCGCCACCGATTCCGTCTGCGAGAAGTGCGGCAAGCCGATGGTCATCAAGTGGGGCCGCTACGGGAAGTTCCTCGCCTGCTCCGGATACCCCGAATGCCGCAACACGCAGGAGATGCACCCGGCCGCGAACGGCGGGGAGCCGAACGCCGATGGGGTCGTGGCCGCGGCGCCCGCCGCGATTGATGAGACCTGCCCGAAGTGCGGGAAGCCGATGGTCCTCCGGAAGGGGCGCTTCGGCCCCTTCATCGCCTGCTCCGGGTACCCCGAGTGCAAGACCACCCGCCGCATCCAGGTGACCGAGAGCGGCAAGCTCGAGTCGAAGCAGGAGATCACGCTCGACGAGGAGTGCCCCAAGTGCGGGAAGAAGCTCGTCGTGAAGCACGGCCGGTTCGGCGAGTTCACGGCGTGCAGCAACTACCCGGAGTGCCGGTACACGAAGCAGAAGGACGTCGGCGTGCCGTGCCCGAAGGACGGAGGCCACGTCGTCGAGCGGCGGAGCAAGCGCGGCCGCACCTTCTACGGCTGCGACAATTACCCGAAGTGCGACTTCGTCCTCTGGAACAAGCCCGTGCTGCGCGCCTGTCCCAAGTGCCAGGCGACGTACCTGCTCGAGAAGAAGACGAAGCGCGACGGAGAGTTCGTGTACTGCTCGAACGAGGCGTGCGACTTCAAGGAGACGATCGAGCCCGTGACGGTCTGAGGTGAGATGAGGCGATCGGTCGCCGCCTTTCTTTCGTACCTCACGGACGAGCGCCACTACTCGCCCGCCACGGTCCGCTCATACGGCTCGGACCTCGAGCAGTTCAAGTTGTTCCTGGCCGGGCGGGGGATCGCGGCCGCGAGCCCTGGGTCGGTCGATCCCCTCGTCATCCGCGCCTTCCTCGGCTGGCTCCACGATCGCAAGGACGGCCGCGCCACGATCGCGAGAAAACTCTCCGCGGTGCGGTCGTGCTTCCGATATCTAGTCCGTGAGGGGAAGCTCGACGAGAACCCGGCGCGCTCCGTGAGGACGCCGCGGCAAGAGAAGAAACTCCCGAAGTTTCTCGACGAGGGTGAGGTGACGGTCCTTCTCGAGACGCCCGAGTCGAAGACGATCATGGGAAAGCGCGATCGCGCGCTCCTCGAGCTCCTCTACGCGACCGGGATGCGCGTCGGGGAGATCGTCTCCCTCGATCTCGCGGCCGTGGATCTCTCCGAAGGGACGATCCTCGTCCTCGGCAAGGGGAGCAAGGAGCGCCACGTCCTCTTCGGCGAGAAGGCGAAGGGCGCGCTCCTCGAGTACCTCGCGGCGCGTCGATCGTCACCCGCGCGCGCGGCGGGCCGCGGATCGGACGCCGTGTTCGTGAACAAGAACGGCACGCGCCTCACCGATCGAAGCGTGAGGCGGATGCTCGCAGCGCGCCTCACCG
This is a stretch of genomic DNA from Acidobacteriota bacterium. It encodes these proteins:
- the xerC gene encoding tyrosine recombinase XerC, with the translated sequence MRRSVAAFLSYLTDERHYSPATVRSYGSDLEQFKLFLAGRGIAAASPGSVDPLVIRAFLGWLHDRKDGRATIARKLSAVRSCFRYLVREGKLDENPARSVRTPRQEKKLPKFLDEGEVTVLLETPESKTIMGKRDRALLELLYATGMRVGEIVSLDLAAVDLSEGTILVLGKGSKERHVLFGEKAKGALLEYLAARRSSPARAAGRGSDAVFVNKNGTRLTDRSVRRMLAARLTECASKHRISPHGLRHSFATHLLNRGADLRAIQELLGHASLSTTQRYTHVSTEQMLRIYNKSHPRA